The following are encoded in a window of Candidatus Poribacteria bacterium genomic DNA:
- a CDS encoding leucine-rich repeat domain-containing protein, which translates to MKTLALIIFLCTIGFPLISFGEGVDIPDATLRALIEATLGKEADTPITEEDLLTLTALHASPGNISDLTGLEFATNLTELNLRLNNTSDVSPLSGLTKLTVLVLDRNDISDVTPLAELTELIELNLENNPISDLTPLAGLTKLQELGLDDNEISDLSPLAGLTELIKLDLDDNDVSDITPLAGLTKLEELDLDGNDISDASPLVGLTSLTYVNLEDNPLNQASIETHIRAIEVNGARVDFDPPALRADLNEDGVVNIQDLVLVAAQIGHPCPNEADLNGDAVINVQDLVLVAQAFGQTREE; encoded by the coding sequence GTGAAAACACTTGCACTCATTATATTTTTATGTACCATCGGGTTTCCACTTATCAGTTTTGGGGAGGGTGTGGATATCCCAGATGCAACCCTTCGCGCGCTCATTGAAGCGACCCTCGGCAAAGAAGCAGACACACCAATTACCGAGGAAGATCTATTAACGCTGACCGCACTTCATGCGTCTCCTGGTAACATTTCCGATCTTACGGGACTCGAATTCGCGACAAACCTAACAGAACTAAACCTGCGACTCAACAATACCTCAGATGTGTCGCCATTGTCGGGTTTGACAAAACTGACAGTACTCGTGCTTGACCGCAACGACATCTCCGATGTAACCCCCTTAGCAGAATTAACGGAACTCATAGAACTGAACCTTGAAAACAACCCAATCTCTGATTTGACACCGCTTGCGGGACTAACAAAACTCCAAGAACTCGGACTTGACGATAACGAAATTTCGGATTTATCACCGCTTGCGGGTTTGACTGAACTGATCAAACTCGACCTTGACGACAACGATGTTTCAGATATAACACCGCTTGCGGGATTAACAAAACTCGAAGAACTGGATCTCGACGGAAACGACATTTCGGATGCCTCTCCTTTGGTAGGTTTAACAAGCCTCACGTATGTGAATCTTGAAGACAACCCACTCAATCAAGCATCAATTGAGACCCATATCCGAGCGATCGAAGTTAACGGTGCCCGTGTCGATTTTGATCCACCGGCACTGCGTGCGGATCTTAACGAAGATGGTGTTGTTAACATTCAAGACCTTGTGCTTGTCGCCGCTCAAATCGGACATCCCTGTCCAAACGAAGCGGATCTCAACGGCGATGCAGTCATCAACGTTCAGGACCTCGTCTTGGTAGCGCAAGCATTCGGACAGACCCGAGAAGAATAG
- a CDS encoding Gfo/Idh/MocA family oxidoreductase produces MYKSAILGCRGRARGHARAYEHVKGGKLAAICDMKEDLLNDFGDEFGIDARYTDLDEMLSKEKPDLLHIVTAPVLRGSNERIRYPLMNQASEHGVPAAIVEKPIAVESEDWRQISELAERTKTKFVVNTQLNFHPENLALKQDVAEGKIGAIKFIEASARNPPVDQAPHVLQLVSSYIDNSRPAKVQGQISGAGQLDSAQPSPANATALVTYTNGVQASVAFGPEMAPRVLPDTGNNRHKRVCVFGETGFVHWRFESWERNLPGTGYEGGDMSYGGQDVIAQGGLTDAVFEWLDDESKVHPTHLKQSLAEFNLLLGIYYSGLTNTVVELPFDPPDGMIDMFRERL; encoded by the coding sequence ATGTACAAAAGTGCGATTTTGGGATGTCGTGGACGCGCACGTGGACACGCCCGTGCTTATGAACATGTCAAGGGCGGAAAACTCGCCGCGATCTGCGACATGAAGGAAGACCTGCTCAACGACTTTGGCGATGAATTTGGGATTGATGCGCGTTATACCGATCTCGATGAAATGCTCTCTAAAGAGAAACCGGATCTACTGCACATCGTCACCGCACCGGTGCTACGCGGCAGCAATGAACGCATCCGCTACCCGCTAATGAACCAAGCATCCGAACACGGTGTGCCTGCTGCGATTGTCGAGAAACCGATTGCAGTCGAAAGCGAAGATTGGCGGCAAATCTCCGAACTGGCGGAACGCACTAAAACCAAATTCGTCGTCAACACACAACTCAATTTCCACCCAGAGAACCTTGCCCTCAAGCAGGATGTCGCTGAAGGCAAAATCGGTGCCATCAAATTTATTGAGGCAAGCGCACGCAATCCGCCCGTCGATCAAGCCCCACACGTCTTACAACTCGTGTCGTCCTATATCGACAACTCGCGCCCCGCGAAGGTACAAGGACAAATATCAGGGGCAGGACAACTCGACTCCGCGCAACCTTCACCCGCGAACGCCACCGCTTTAGTTACCTACACAAACGGCGTGCAAGCCTCGGTCGCATTCGGACCGGAGATGGCACCCCGTGTACTGCCGGATACTGGAAACAACCGACACAAACGCGTCTGTGTGTTCGGTGAAACAGGGTTCGTCCATTGGCGGTTCGAGAGTTGGGAACGGAATCTGCCCGGGACCGGTTACGAAGGTGGGGACATGAGTTACGGCGGACAAGATGTCATCGCCCAAGGCGGACTCACCGATGCAGTGTTCGAGTGGCTCGACGATGAAAGCAAAGTTCATCCAACGCACTTGAAGCAGTCCCTTGCTGAATTCAATCTGCTGTTAGGCATTTACTATAGCGGTTTGACGAACACTGTCGTCGAATTGCCGTTTGATCCACCTGATGGCATGATTGACATGTTCAGAGAACGGCTTTAA
- a CDS encoding cupin domain-containing protein: MKRLIFEDIYSWGVFSPERQIDFNGHLWVRPDGNILIDPVPMSDADKEHLTALGGAKSIVLTNADHEREAATFQEWTGADVIVHEADAAALNITPTRTVQDREAIVPGLHAIHLSHGKSPGEIALYFPEKQTVLFGDLVVGEPMGALTLLADSKLSDPPKAALELRKILALRFNTILVGDGHSIFKDARQYLVDCLQARRDIYINCIHIDEIEWQYKNAPHPYDFEDKDIDPLIGGKNLGYRVIRLQPGKMSFPMHFHNFGEEMCYVMKGSCTLKTPRGDVEVTEGDFIAFPPGTVGAHKFVNNTDAPVVFFILGTTTPHDVSEYPDSNKVLPYVVGKIYRKDPSLSYWDGEV; the protein is encoded by the coding sequence ATGAAACGTTTGATTTTTGAAGATATATACAGTTGGGGGGTCTTTAGTCCAGAACGGCAGATAGATTTTAACGGACACTTGTGGGTGCGTCCGGACGGAAATATTCTGATAGATCCTGTCCCGATGTCCGATGCCGATAAGGAACACTTAACAGCACTCGGTGGCGCGAAGTCAATTGTGCTGACGAATGCCGATCACGAACGCGAAGCTGCTACCTTTCAGGAATGGACGGGTGCTGACGTGATTGTGCATGAAGCGGATGCCGCCGCGTTGAATATCACACCGACCCGAACGGTTCAAGACCGTGAGGCGATTGTGCCGGGCTTGCATGCCATTCATCTCAGCCACGGGAAAAGTCCCGGTGAAATCGCACTCTACTTTCCAGAGAAACAGACCGTCCTGTTCGGAGATCTTGTGGTCGGTGAACCGATGGGTGCATTGACTTTACTCGCCGATAGCAAACTGAGCGATCCACCGAAAGCAGCACTCGAATTGCGTAAAATCTTGGCACTCCGCTTCAATACGATTCTCGTCGGTGATGGGCACTCCATCTTTAAAGATGCCCGCCAATACCTCGTTGATTGCCTACAAGCACGGCGCGATATCTATATCAACTGCATTCATATTGACGAAATTGAGTGGCAGTATAAAAACGCGCCACACCCTTACGATTTTGAGGATAAAGACATTGACCCGCTCATTGGTGGCAAGAATTTGGGGTATCGTGTCATCCGTCTCCAACCCGGCAAGATGAGTTTTCCGATGCATTTTCACAACTTCGGCGAGGAGATGTGCTATGTGATGAAAGGGAGCTGCACACTTAAAACACCACGCGGTGATGTGGAAGTAACGGAAGGCGATTTCATCGCATTTCCGCCCGGCACAGTCGGGGCACATAAGTTCGTGAACAACACCGATGCTCCGGTTGTGTTCTTTATTTTGGGAACTACCACACCGCATGATGTCAGCGAGTATCCTGATTCCAATAAAGTACTACCTTATGTTGTTGGGAAGATTTACCGTAAAGACCCAAGTCTGAGTTATTGGGATGGCGAAGTTTAA